Proteins found in one Takifugu flavidus isolate HTHZ2018 chromosome 7, ASM371156v2, whole genome shotgun sequence genomic segment:
- the ell gene encoding RNA polymerase II elongation factor ELL, whose amino-acid sequence MAALKEEQCYGLSCGRVSNGSNVSVFHVKLTDSALRAFEGYQGAKVLSSEPLIRFNGNQGKISIPRPEKSSQLQTFTFYLSNVGRDNPQGSFDCIQQYITSEGSVQLDCLAGIQDKITVCATDDSYQKAKESMAQVEEETRSRGAIVIKPGGRYVGKKVQIRKPAPAQTDIAPLRRSSRPVIISSSALKKNTAQHRPLRERLLHLLALKPYKKPELILRLQKDGLQQSDKDCLNSHLQQVANLNGRDNTFTLKDFLYKEIQKDWPGYTEGDQQLLKRILFRKQNSSAPPLESPAREPASSSPQQKRPATDFIDPLANKKPRISHLASKTVMPPVNGKLSFSSGRGEAGGGQAGVAVSVSDGGTASSSQQLPVLDIPRPFEALSDVSNDSSHNGRDCDSQDMASSERLSQPPPVFSSSAVLTTRSTSSPGRTIPAGRQEASLSSSSKSRKKPKKHKEKGKSKDREKEKRVKKSHENCELSSGNVKATSIPDESTGLNGTCDNRKGVSSSSPVVAEYLLKYTVISSPEQRQRYKNDFNAEYSEYRGLHARIECITRHFTVLDNELKQLQQGTDKYKTVNNQIIKEYHKIKETNPNYSQDKNRCEYLHNKLSHIKKLIATYDQQQLQA is encoded by the exons AAAATTTCAATACCGCGACCAGAAAAATCCAGCCAACTGCAAACTTTTACTTTCTACCTGTCAAATGTGGGCAGGGATAACCCCCAGGGAAGCTTTGACTGCATCCAGCAGTACATCACCAG TGAAGGGAGCGTTCAGCTGGATTGTTTGGCTGGGATCCAGGACAAGATTACAGTATGTGCAACGGACGACTCCTACCAAAAAGCCAAGGAAAGCATGGCGCAGGTCGAGGAGGAGACTCGCAGCAGGGGCGCCATTGTCATCAAGCCTGGGGGGAGATACGTAG GAAAGAAGGTTCAAATTCGGAAACCAGCTCCTGCCCAGACAGACATTGCACCATTGCGGAGGTCGTCTCGGCCTGTAATCATCTCGAGCAGCGCACTAAAGAAGAACACGGCTCAGCACAGGCCGCTTCGAGAGCGCCTTTTACACTTGTTGGCGCTCAAGCCTTACAAGAAGCCTGAGCTGATCCTGAGGTTGCAGAAAGATGGCCTCCAGCAATCAGACAAGGACTGTTTGAATAGCCACTTGCAACAG GTGGCAAACCTAAATGGCAGAGACAACACCTTCACATTGAAGGACTTTTTGTATAAAGAAATTCAGAAGGACTGGCCAGGCTACACCGAAGGAGACCAGCAACTCCTCAAGAGAATTTTGTTTAG GAAACAGAACAGCTCTGCCCCTCCGCTGGAGAGCCCAGCCAGAGAACCAGCCAGCAGCTCCCCGCAG CAAAAACGACCCGCTACCGATTTCATCGACCCCCTCGCCAACAAAAAGCCCAGGATATCGCACCTCGCCAGCAAGACTGTGATGCCGCCAGTCAACGGCAAGCTTAGTTTTTccagtgggagaggagaggcaggcgGAGGACAAGCTGGAGTGGCGGTTTCTGTGTCAGATGGCGGCACGGCGTCCAGCTCCCAGCAGCTCCCTGTGCTGGACATCCCTCGGCCATTTGAAGCGTTGTCGGACGTCAGCAATGACTCCAGCCATAACGGGCGAGACTGTGACTCTCAGGACATGGCCTCCTCTGAGAGGCTCAGCCAGCCCCCTCCAGTGTTTTCAAGCTCAGCGGTGCTCACCACACGCAGTACATCATCTCCCGGTCGCACGATCCCGGCGGGCCGTCAGGAGGCGAGTCTTTCATCCAGCAGCAAGTCCCGGAAAAAGCCAAAAAAGCATAAAGAGAAAGGGAAAAGCAAAGACCGAGAGAAGGAGAAACGGGTGAAGAAGAGCCACGAGAACTGTGAGCTGAGCTCAGGAAATGTTAAAGCCACCAGTATTCCAGATGAAAGCACAG GTTTGAATGGAACGTGTGACAACAGAAAAGgggtctcctcttcatcacccgTGGTTGCAGAGTATTTATT GAAATATACGGTGATCAGCTCGCCGGAGCAGCGCCAGAGGTATAAAAACGATTTCAACGCCGAGTACAGTGAGTACCGGGGACTGCACGCTCGGATAGAGTGCATCACTCGACATTTCACTGTGCTGGACAACGAGCTCAAACAACTCCAGCAGGGCACAGACAAGTACAAG ACGGTGAATAATCAGATCATTAAAGAGTATCataaaataaaagag acGAACCCGAACTACAGTCAAGACAAGAACCGCTGTGAATACCTACACAACAAACTGTCACACATAAAGAAACTTATTGCCACGTACGATCAACAGCAACTACAAGCGTAG